The window GTTGAAACGCAAAACGGCACGTAAATTATCCGGCAGCACATCCACAGGATAGATCACCGGCGTGAGGTACATCCATGCCGTAAGCAGCACCTCGTACATCGGAACAGTATCCGGAAAGTAGATGGCAGCGGTCGAAACCATCAGGGCCACGCCCAGCGTAAAAAGTCCGGTGAGGAATACCGGCAGAGGCAGCAGCAGAATCGTTGCCGGCAAACTTGCGCCCAGCACCAGAGCGATGATGGCATAGGCGCCCAACGCCAGAACGAGATTGATCAAACCTGTGCCCAGCGCTGAAACGGCAAAGACCGCCTTCGGGACGAAAATCCGTCCCAGCAATCCGCCGCTCCATACCAGGTCGTTCATCGCGGCGGTCGTCGATTGTGCAAAGAAATTCCATATCAACAGCCCGGAAAGTACGTGCAGCGCATAGTCCTGTCCGGGAAAGCGAAAGATGTTCGCAAACACCAGTGTGAGGACCGCCATGGTGAGGAGCGGATTGACCATCGTCCAGGCCACACCCAAGAAGGAGCGCTTGTAACGCACCTTCA is drawn from Anaerolineales bacterium and contains these coding sequences:
- a CDS encoding ABC transporter permease produces the protein MIEDSRVYDSAARAKPFYEELQALVRYRDLIGQLIARSVKVRYKRSFLGVAWTMVNPLLTMAVLTLVFANIFRFPGQDYALHVLSGLLIWNFFAQSTTAAMNDLVWSGGLLGRIFVPKAVFAVSALGTGLINLVLALGAYAIIALVLGASLPATILLLPLPVFLTGLFTLGVALMVSTAAIYFPDTVPMYEVLLTAWMYLTPVIYPVDVLPDNLRAVLRFN